The following coding sequences are from one Lolium rigidum isolate FL_2022 chromosome 6, APGP_CSIRO_Lrig_0.1, whole genome shotgun sequence window:
- the LOC124662837 gene encoding scarecrow-like protein 9: protein MVMDAALHLHDWRAPLPLPGGSKRLPIYTQIPAAAAAATGGGFTEEELDSLLFLPSDASGYLMNASPAPLTHSTSADSASPPRDAASVSSSAPAAAGHAAHPDDAEAVSDIDIALGYIDRMLMAEDIDEKFEHYPAHAALREAERPFLEILADNPPSSAASTLDSPDSATNSCTTLSSCTCAAPPVLTPPPVLEFSAADFLQPAQLLYPDLSLSPDSCVVDAAGAWPYDRTEFYQLQTNPVSEPGTLLSQSSSFASSNGSSGLALSEGFDSFLNPDAGLSDFVLQSQQASQFSRGFEEGSRFLPQESKLVIDVDSLPSAASLQHAGVKKEKKFLEVKTEKADAHRGKKHFHVDDLDAEEGRCSKHSSPVMDADHLIREMMDKVLLCNGETCSKGVKELREALQHDVANHSGAANGKGSGHGKGRGKKQPKKEVVDLETLLVHCAQSVASDDRRSATELLRQIRQHSCADGDGDQRLAHCFANGLEARLAGTGSQIYKLYTISRFACTDVLKAYQLYLAACPFKKISHYFANQTILNAVEKAKKVHIVDYGVYYGFQWPCLIQRLANRPGGPPELRITGIDTPQPGFRPAGRIEETGKYLTDYARTFNIPFKYHGIASQYEAVQIEDLNIEKDEVLIVNCMFKFKTLMDESVVADSPRNMVLNTIRKMKPHVFIHGITNGSYNAPFFVSRFREALFNYSAMFDMLEANIPRDNEQRLLIESALFNREAINVISCEGLERMERPETYKQWQSRNQRAGFKQLPLDQGIMKRAREKVKCYNKNFIIDEDNKWLLQGWKGRILFALSTWKPNHRSS, encoded by the coding sequence ATGGTCATGGACGCCGCGCTGCATCTGCACGACTGGCGCGCGCCGTTGCCGCTGCCCGGCGGATCCAAGCGCCTGCCAATCTACACCcaaatccccgccgccgccgccgccgccaccggcggcgggttcaccgaggaggagctcGACTCGCTGCTATTCCTTCCCTCCGACGCTAGCGGCTACCTGATGAATGCCTCCCCCGCTCCCCTGACCCACTCCACGTCCGCCGACAGCGCCTCGCCTCCGAGGGATGCCGCCTCGGTTTCATcttcagcgccggcggcggcgggacacgCCGCCCACCCGGACGACGCGGAGGCCGTCTCCGACATCGACATCGCCCTCGGCTACATCGACCGCATGCTCATGGCCGAGGACATCGACGAGAAGTTCGAGCACTACCCGGCGCACGCCGCGCTGCGCGAAGCCGAGCGGCCCTTCCTCGAGATCCTCGCCGACAACCCGCCCAGCTCGGCGGCAAGCACGCTCGACAGCCCCGACTCGGCCACCAACTCCTGCACCACCCTCAGCTCCTGCACCTGTGCCGCGCCGCCCGTGCTGACACCGCCCCCAGTTCTCGAGTTCTCCGCGGCCGACTTCCTgcagccggcgcagctgctgtacCCGGATCTGAGTCTGAGCCCCGACAGCTGCGTGGTCGACGCTGCCGGCGCCTGGCCGTACGACAGGACGGAGTTCTACCAGCTGCAGACCAACCCCGTGTCTGAGCCTGGCACGTTGCTCTCGCAGTCGTCCTCCTTCGCCTCTTCCAACGGCAGCAGCGGCCTTGCACTTTCAGAGGGCTTCGACTCGTTTCTCAACCCTGATGCTGGCTTGAGCGATTTCGTTCTGCAGAGCCAGCAGGCTTCCCAGTTCAGCCGCGGGTTCGAGGAGGGGAGCAGGTTTCTGCCTCAGGAGAGCAAGCTCGTGATTGACGTCGACAGCTTACCCTCTGCCGCAAGCCTGCAGCATGCCGGGGTAAAAAAGGAGAAGAAGTTCCTCGAGGTCAAGACAGAGAAGGCTGATGCTCACCGGGGGAAGAAGCATTTCCATGTCGACGACTTGGATGCAGAGGAAGGGAGGTGCAGCAAGCACTCGTCGCCGGTCATGGACGCCGATCACCTCATACGCGAGATGATGGACAAGGTCCTGCTATGCAACGGCGAGACGTGCTCCAAAGGCGTCAAGGAGCTGCGCGAGGCCCTGCAGCACGACGTGGCGAACCATTCAGGCGCTGCCAATGGCAAAGGGTCCGGCCACGGCAAGGGCCGTGGCAAGAAGCAGCCCAAGAAGGAGGTTGTTGACCTGGAGACCCTCCTCGTCCACTGCGCTCAGTCCGTGGCCTCTGACGACCGGCGGAGCGCGACTGAGCTCCTGAGGCAGATCAGGCAGCATTCGTGCGCCGACGGTGATGGCGACCAGCGGTTGGCGCACTGCTTCGCCAATGGCCTCGAGGCGAGGCTTGCTGGTACTGGAAGTCAGATTTACAAGCTATATACCATATCGCGTTTCGCGTGCACCGATGTGCTCAAAGCCTACCAGCTGTACCTGGCGGCTTGCCCGTTCAAGAAGATCTCTCATTACTTTGCCAATCAGACCATTCTGAATGCTGTGGAGAAGGCCAAGAAGGTTCACATTGTCGACTACGGCGTGTACTATGGCTTTCAGTGGCCGTGTCTCATTCAGCGGCTAGCTAACAGGCCTGGAGGGCCCCCAGAGCTTCGGATCACCGGAATTGACACGCCTCAGCCTGGGTTTCGACCTGCAGGGCGTATAGAGGAGACCGGGAAGTATCTAACTGATTATGCTCGGACCTTCAACATCCCCTTCAAGTACCATGGTATCGCATCTCAGTATGAGGCTGttcagatagaggatctcaacATCGAGAAGGACGAGGTTCTGATTGTCAACTGCATGTTCAAGTTCAAGACTTTGATGGATGAGAGCGTGGTGGCTGACAGTCCAAGGAACATGGTACTGAACACGATAAGGAAGATGAAGCCACATGTGTTCATTCACGGGATCACCAATGGATCCTACAATGCACCTTTCTTCGTCTCACGTTTCCGGGAGGCATTGTTCAATTATTCTGCTATGTTTGACATGCTGGAGGCCAACATTCCAAGGGATAATGAGCAGAGGCTTCTCATCGAGTCGGCTCTGTTTAATCGGGAGGCGATCAATGTAATCTCTTGCGAGGGACTGGAGAGGATGGAGAGGCCAGAGACGTACAAGCAATGGCAGTCGCGGAATCAGAGAGCTGGATTCAAGCAGCTCCCGCTGGACCAGGGTATCATGAAGCGTGCGCGGGAGAAGGTGAAGTGTTACAACAAGAATTTCATCATCGACGAGGACAACAAGTGGTTACTACAAGGATGGAAGGGGCGCATCCTGTTCGCGCTGTCAACATGGAAGCCGAATCACCGATCTTCCTAG